The proteins below are encoded in one region of Poecile atricapillus isolate bPoeAtr1 chromosome 33, bPoeAtr1.hap1, whole genome shotgun sequence:
- the MTMR11 gene encoding myotubularin-related protein 11 isoform X6, with translation MSGAPGGRRPTFPGLPGRAGAGTGVWGRLGALGAPDPVSVPAGERVLEEAAGARQRCGNGGGSVPGTLLCTNRRLAFLPGQAPGSRGLLHSEDEVALPCIHKLVAASSFSKPKVLTAASTLKFIPEELAVFCRDFRLLHFYFPENGLAPQAFRVANAIAQAREAAEWEGDAAEGHDGWSCPGEATPEEDEDEEDEEEGSSTMLLFESLWDWEKELQRLGTAGWRVSTVNERFDMAPSLPQYLWVPSGLLDHDLKQTFAHFQERRVPRLCWHHPGGGDLLRAASFHPASEPGSEDVRCLEALLLGDRGPCILADTAELPTLADIQLAHLRLRALCLPGAVAEEKWLSALEGTRWLDHVRTCLRKAVEVVLLLAGKRCSVVLQAPGGPPRPLPAWLPEPGAAGVGGSRTPLPAPPGAALPGRSSGGGETPPFLSHRGDRSWDSAWEEILASLRLFSWRSTTAASAPTSALSASAASASGAAAACPSSPARPTGPWGAGRTLGGTGEAPAPAPSPRSGPGGGATPGSSRSNSGTLWDPRLLLSPWPQARLETPARRGDPGWC, from the exons ATGAGCGGGGCCCCGGGCGGGCGCCGCCCGACCTTCCCCGGGCTCCCAGGTagggccggggccgggaccgGGGTCTGGGGGAGGCTCGGCGCGCTCGGAGCCCCGGACCCAGTGTCGGTCCCCGCAGGGGAGCGGGTGCTTGAGGAGGCGGCGGGCGCCCGGCAGCGCTGCGGGAACGGCGGCGGCTCCGTCCCGGGGACGCTGCTCTGCACCAACCGCCGCCTCGCCTTCCTGCCCGGCCAG GCTCCTGGCTCCCGTGGCCTCCTCCACTCTGAGGACGAGGTGGCCCTGCCCTGCATCCACAAGCTGGTGGCAG ccagcagcttcTCCAAGCCCAAGGTGCTGACGGCCGCCTCCACCCTCAAGTTCATCCCCGAGGAGCTCGCCGTCTTCTGTCGGGATTTCCGCCTGCTCCATTTCTACTTCCCCGAGAACGGGTTGGCTCCGCAGGCGTTCCGG GTGGCCAATGCCATCGCACAGGCACGGGAGGCAGCTGAGTGGGAGGGGGACGCTGCTGAGGGACACGATGGCTGGTCCTGCCCTGGCGAAGCCACCCCGGAGGAGGACGAGGacgaggaggatgaggaggaaggcTCGTCCACCATGCTGCTCTTCGAGAGCCTGTGGGACtgggagaaggagctgcagcGTCTCGGCACTGCGGGCTGGAGGGTGAGCACCGTCAATGAGCGCTTCGACATGGCCCCCAG cctcccccagTACCTGTGGGTGCCCAGTGGGCTTCTGGACCACGATCTCAAGCAAACTTTTGCCCACTTTCAGGAGCGACGGGTGCCT CGCCTGTGCTGGCACCACCCGGGTGGGGGGGACCTGCTGAGAGCCGCCAGCTTTCACCCAGCCTCAGAGCCAGGCAGCGAGGATGTGAG gTGCCTGGAGGCGCTGCTGCTGGGGGACCGTGGGCCCTGCATTTTGGCCGACACGGCTGAGCTGCCCACGCTCGCTGACATCCAGCTCGCCCACCTGAGGCTGCGGGCACTCTGCCTGCCTG GTGCAGTGGCAGAGGAGAAGTGGCTCTCAGCCCTGGAGGGGACACGCTGGCTGGACCATGTCCG CACCTGCTTGAGAAAAGCTGTGGAGGTGGtgttgctgctggcagggaagcGCTGCTCTGTGGTCCTGCAAG ctcctgggggaccCCCACgcccgctccctgcctggcttCCAGAGCCTGGTGCAGCGGGAGTGGGTGGCAGCCGGACACCCCTTCCCGCGCcgcctggggctgctctgccgGGACGCTCCTCGGGAGGAGGTGAGACCCCTCCGTTCCTGTCCCACCGGGGTGACAGGAGTTGGGACTCTGCCTGGGAGGAG ATTTTGGCTTCACTGAGGCTTTTCTCCTGGCGCTCCACGACAGCAGCTTCAGCCCCTACTTCAGCACTTTCCGCTTCAGCTGCCAGCGCCAGCGGGGCCGCAGCAGCATG ccccagctccccagccAGACCTACTGGCCCGTGGGGGGCTGGCAGGAccctggggggcacaggggaggCCCCcgcacctgcaccttccccCCGGTCTGGGCCTGGGGGCGGCGCTACAcccggcagcagcaggagcaattCCGGAACCCTATGGGACCCCCGGCTCCTGCTGAGTCCCTGGCCCCAGGCACG cctggagaCCCCTGCCCGCAGGGGGGACCCAGGCTGGTGCTGA
- the MTMR11 gene encoding myotubularin-related protein 11 isoform X7, with amino-acid sequence MSGAPGGRRPTFPGLPGRAGAGTGVWGRLGALGAPDPVSVPAGERVLEEAAGARQRCGNGGGSVPGTLLCTNRRLAFLPGQAPGSRGLLHSEDEVALPCIHKLVAASSFSKPKVLTAASTLKFIPEELAVFCRDFRLLHFYFPENGLAPQAFRVANAIAQAREAAEWEGDAAEGHDGWSCPGEATPEEDEDEEDEEEGSSTMLLFESLWDWEKELQRLGTAGWRVSTVNERFDMAPSLPQYLWVPSGLLDHDLKQTFAHFQERRVPRLCWHHPGGGDLLRAASFHPASEPGSEDVRCLEALLLGDRGPCILADTAELPTLADIQLAHLRLRALCLPGAVAEEKWLSALEGTRWLDHVRTCLRKAVEVVLLLAGKRCSVVLQEPSDRDLNCLLASLVQLLGDPHARSLPGFQSLVQREWVAAGHPFPRRLGLLCRDAPREEILASLRLFSWRSTTAASAPTSALSASAASASGAAAACPSSPARPTGPWGAGRTLGGTGEAPAPAPSPRSGPGGGATPGSSRSNSGTLWDPRLLLSPWPQARLETPARRGDPGWC; translated from the exons ATGAGCGGGGCCCCGGGCGGGCGCCGCCCGACCTTCCCCGGGCTCCCAGGTagggccggggccgggaccgGGGTCTGGGGGAGGCTCGGCGCGCTCGGAGCCCCGGACCCAGTGTCGGTCCCCGCAGGGGAGCGGGTGCTTGAGGAGGCGGCGGGCGCCCGGCAGCGCTGCGGGAACGGCGGCGGCTCCGTCCCGGGGACGCTGCTCTGCACCAACCGCCGCCTCGCCTTCCTGCCCGGCCAG GCTCCTGGCTCCCGTGGCCTCCTCCACTCTGAGGACGAGGTGGCCCTGCCCTGCATCCACAAGCTGGTGGCAG ccagcagcttcTCCAAGCCCAAGGTGCTGACGGCCGCCTCCACCCTCAAGTTCATCCCCGAGGAGCTCGCCGTCTTCTGTCGGGATTTCCGCCTGCTCCATTTCTACTTCCCCGAGAACGGGTTGGCTCCGCAGGCGTTCCGG GTGGCCAATGCCATCGCACAGGCACGGGAGGCAGCTGAGTGGGAGGGGGACGCTGCTGAGGGACACGATGGCTGGTCCTGCCCTGGCGAAGCCACCCCGGAGGAGGACGAGGacgaggaggatgaggaggaaggcTCGTCCACCATGCTGCTCTTCGAGAGCCTGTGGGACtgggagaaggagctgcagcGTCTCGGCACTGCGGGCTGGAGGGTGAGCACCGTCAATGAGCGCTTCGACATGGCCCCCAG cctcccccagTACCTGTGGGTGCCCAGTGGGCTTCTGGACCACGATCTCAAGCAAACTTTTGCCCACTTTCAGGAGCGACGGGTGCCT CGCCTGTGCTGGCACCACCCGGGTGGGGGGGACCTGCTGAGAGCCGCCAGCTTTCACCCAGCCTCAGAGCCAGGCAGCGAGGATGTGAG gTGCCTGGAGGCGCTGCTGCTGGGGGACCGTGGGCCCTGCATTTTGGCCGACACGGCTGAGCTGCCCACGCTCGCTGACATCCAGCTCGCCCACCTGAGGCTGCGGGCACTCTGCCTGCCTG GTGCAGTGGCAGAGGAGAAGTGGCTCTCAGCCCTGGAGGGGACACGCTGGCTGGACCATGTCCG CACCTGCTTGAGAAAAGCTGTGGAGGTGGtgttgctgctggcagggaagcGCTGCTCTGTGGTCCTGCAAG agccctcgGATCGGGACCTGAACTGCCTCCTGGCCTCTCtggtgcagctcctgggggaccCCCACgcccgctccctgcctggcttCCAGAGCCTGGTGCAGCGGGAGTGGGTGGCAGCCGGACACCCCTTCCCGCGCcgcctggggctgctctgccgGGACGCTCCTCGGGAGGAG ATTTTGGCTTCACTGAGGCTTTTCTCCTGGCGCTCCACGACAGCAGCTTCAGCCCCTACTTCAGCACTTTCCGCTTCAGCTGCCAGCGCCAGCGGGGCCGCAGCAGCATG ccccagctccccagccAGACCTACTGGCCCGTGGGGGGCTGGCAGGAccctggggggcacaggggaggCCCCcgcacctgcaccttccccCCGGTCTGGGCCTGGGGGCGGCGCTACAcccggcagcagcaggagcaattCCGGAACCCTATGGGACCCCCGGCTCCTGCTGAGTCCCTGGCCCCAGGCACG cctggagaCCCCTGCCCGCAGGGGGGACCCAGGCTGGTGCTGA